The following is a genomic window from Synergistaceae bacterium.
AGAATAGGCGTTCCGAGTCGCGCGAGAAGGCCGTGAAGTGCGCCATCCAGTAGTGTCCCGCCGAGATGGGCTGGGCCTGCTGGAGGTGGGTATAGCCAGGGATTATGACGTCGACGTGCTTTTTGGCGAGCGCCAGCAGTTCCGCAAGCAGTCGCTCCAGCCCTTTGGCCGTGTCCAGCAGGCGATCCCTTAGGAAAAGGCGCATGGTTACGGCTACCTGGTCGTTGCGGCTTCTGCCGGTGTGCAGCTTGGCGCCAAGCGGGCCCAGAAGCTCGATAAGGCGGCTTTCGACGTTCATGTGGACGTCCTCGAGGTCGGGGTCGGGGACGAAGGTACCGTCCGCTATCTCGTCTCTTATGCGCGAGAGTCCTTCGATTATCAGCTCGACCTCGTCGGAGTCGAGCACTCCGATCTTTCCCAGCATCCTGGCGTGGGCTTTGCTGCCCTCGATATCCCACCGAGCAAGGCCCCAGTCGAGGTCGAGGGACTGGGTGAAGTCGCGCACCACCAAGGCTGTGTCCCCGGAAAAACGCCCCTTCCACATCTCAATCTCTCCTTTATAGAAGAATTATTGACAGCCCCACTTGGACGGAGCTTCGCACTCGAGGGGGCGTACCATCCGTTCGAGCAGCTCTTCCGCCGGATGGAAACCGACCGCGAGCCAGTAGGCCACCTGGAGGTGCAGGCATTTGGCCCCTCCGCCTCCCTGGTATCGTATGCCGCCCACTCCGCCGAGGGAGAGCGATCTCCACTCGCCCTTCCGAAACCGGTGCAAAAAGCGCCTCTCCATGGGTGAGATGGAGAGTATTCGCAGGCGCGCGGCTCTCATGTGGTAGCTTACCCATGACGGCTGATTGCTCTTCACGTCGCGCTCCAGGAGCTCGATCGCTCCCTCGGACTCCAGTCGGCCGCACAGGTGAACCAGCCAAGGACAGGTCAGCCAGAAGGCTGTGGGGAACGGCTTGTTATCTCGAATCGAGCGACAGGTTATCACTGCGGGGTTCCCCCTGGAGCAGCGCACTGCAACTCCGGAGGCGACCGCCGGATCGAAGGCACGGGCTTTCATCCAGCTCGCAAGCATTGCAAGGTCTTTGCTCGAGAGAGGTCGCGAAAAAAAGAGGGGGCGGATGCGCCCCCGGGAGAATCGCTTTTCCTTCATTCTCACCTCGAAGGTCTGCCCCTCTTCTTCGGCGATCTGCCGCTGCTTCGCTTGCTGTTGAGATCCGCGATCTTAGCCTCGCTTGTCTTGAGGTAGTTCGAGAGCTTTTTCTCGAAGCTGTCGAGGTTGTCGTCAAACGACTGCGCCGGCGCCGAGCCTCTGGGCACGTAACCCGACGGAGCGGCCCGGGGGGCGTCCTGCCTCTTCAGGGAGAGGTCTATTCGCCCCTTCTCGTCGATTTTAATCACACGGGCCTGAAGCTCCTGACCAAGGGTCAGCACATCCTCGACTTTTTTTACAAAGCCTTGGGACAGCTCCGATAT
Proteins encoded in this region:
- a CDS encoding DUF501 domain-containing protein codes for the protein MKARAFDPAVASGVAVRCSRGNPAVITCRSIRDNKPFPTAFWLTCPWLVHLCGRLESEGAIELLERDVKSNQPSWVSYHMRAARLRILSISPMERRFLHRFRKGEWRSLSLGGVGGIRYQGGGGAKCLHLQVAYWLAVGFHPAEELLERMVRPLECEAPSKWGCQ
- a CDS encoding S1 RNA-binding domain-containing protein, which codes for MADEKKTEVSPLSPGEMVFCVVEQIMPYGAFVRIKNGQRAMIHISELSQGFVKKVEDVLTLGQELQARVIKIDEKGRIDLSLKRQDAPRAAPSGYVPRGSAPAQSFDDNLDSFEKKLSNYLKTSEAKIADLNSKRSSGRSPKKRGRPSR